Proteins encoded within one genomic window of Nitrospina gracilis 3/211:
- a CDS encoding type II secretion system protein: MFKPDHDSVRRQSGWKSELGFTFIEMVMVIVMIGLLASVAIQRMFDMARQAEITAEATTIEILRSNLLTVMGEQMLQGKKAAFPENPFSDLNKIPEGYDPRRREKPTGLDKDDNLWVYVRATGSEILSPEEAGTTLKSFDVDGFIYHQRNNGKVFRWAYDRSRGAISRKFQVPDSELEQAVERISDSDWD, encoded by the coding sequence ATGTTCAAACCCGATCACGATTCGGTCCGCCGCCAATCCGGTTGGAAATCGGAACTGGGTTTCACGTTCATTGAAATGGTCATGGTCATTGTCATGATCGGCCTCCTGGCTTCCGTGGCCATTCAACGCATGTTCGACATGGCGCGCCAGGCGGAGATTACCGCCGAGGCCACCACCATCGAAATCCTGCGCTCGAATCTGCTGACGGTCATGGGAGAACAAATGCTTCAGGGGAAAAAAGCTGCGTTCCCGGAAAACCCGTTTTCCGATCTAAATAAAATTCCGGAAGGATACGACCCGCGCCGCAGGGAAAAACCCACCGGACTCGACAAGGACGATAATTTGTGGGTGTACGTTCGGGCCACAGGAAGCGAGATTCTCTCGCCCGAGGAGGCGGGCACCACGCTGAAGTCATTTGACGTCGATGGATTCATATACCATCAACGCAACAATGGAAAAGTGTTCCGCTGGGCCTACGACCGGTCGCGGGGGGCGATCAGCCGGAAATTTCAAGTACCGGACAGCGAACTTGAGCAGGCGGTGGAACGGATTTCGGATTCGGATTGGGATTGA
- a CDS encoding GspE/PulE family protein — MAIKSKLRLGDILIRAEAINESQLLEALEIQKKTGMQLGKVLVQMKYITDKDLVSSLSEQMDIPQADLENIKISNEAIDLVEEKFARKYMLIPFKVEGKKLNLAITNPFDLFAIDEIAVKTGMDVVTWLATESEIHRAIEEYYGVASSIQDVVKHLGVGGKGKKVEEPVKVEAADSNDAPVKKLVDLILRQALEDGASDIHIEPYEKFLLIRNRIDGVLFEAKRIPKSIESALISRLKVMGSLDIAETRAPQDGGFSRKLQGKDIEFRVSSCPTIYGENLVIRLLDRSKLSLTLDDLGLIGGSLEKFQKLLRNPYGVILVTGPTGSGKTTTLYASLSQLNTPDKNIKTIEDPVEYRLDGIRQTQVNPKANITFATGLRSLMRQDPDIVMVGEIRDAETAQIAIQAALTGQLVLSTLHTNDTASTISRLSEFGIEPFLMVSSIVGILAQRLVRRICQECKTERPPTPEEIEIFTIQGFEVDGLTLYKGEGCKNCKKSGYRGRVGIYEVLLVDDTIRKMILDRSAPMDIRDRAMSSQGLRTLRLDGLSKVLNGMTTVEELNRMTFTEDSTF; from the coding sequence ATGGCTATCAAGTCCAAGCTCCGGTTGGGGGACATTTTGATTCGGGCGGAAGCCATCAACGAATCCCAACTGCTGGAGGCGTTGGAAATCCAGAAAAAAACCGGCATGCAGCTGGGCAAAGTCCTTGTGCAGATGAAATACATCACGGACAAGGACCTCGTATCCAGCCTGTCGGAGCAGATGGACATTCCGCAGGCCGACCTGGAAAACATCAAGATTTCGAACGAGGCCATCGACCTGGTCGAAGAAAAGTTTGCCCGCAAGTACATGCTCATCCCATTCAAAGTGGAGGGCAAAAAACTGAACCTGGCCATCACCAATCCGTTCGACCTGTTTGCCATCGATGAAATCGCGGTGAAAACCGGAATGGATGTGGTTACCTGGCTTGCAACCGAATCCGAGATCCACCGCGCGATTGAAGAGTATTATGGCGTGGCGTCTTCCATTCAGGATGTAGTCAAGCACCTGGGCGTGGGGGGAAAAGGCAAGAAGGTTGAAGAGCCCGTCAAGGTCGAGGCCGCGGACAGCAACGACGCGCCGGTCAAGAAGCTGGTGGACCTGATTTTGCGCCAGGCCCTGGAGGACGGTGCGAGCGACATCCACATCGAGCCGTATGAAAAATTCCTTCTCATTCGCAACCGTATTGACGGCGTTCTGTTCGAGGCGAAACGCATACCCAAATCCATCGAGTCCGCTTTAATTTCACGTTTGAAGGTCATGGGGAGCCTGGACATCGCCGAAACCCGGGCGCCGCAGGACGGTGGATTTTCCCGCAAGCTTCAGGGCAAGGACATCGAGTTCCGTGTTTCTTCCTGCCCCACCATTTACGGCGAGAATCTCGTCATCCGCCTCCTGGACCGGTCCAAGCTGTCGCTCACGCTGGACGACCTGGGCCTGATCGGGGGCAGCCTGGAAAAGTTCCAGAAGTTGCTGAGAAACCCTTACGGCGTCATTCTGGTGACCGGACCGACGGGAAGCGGAAAAACCACAACGCTCTACGCATCGCTCAGCCAGCTCAACACACCGGACAAGAACATCAAGACCATTGAAGACCCGGTGGAATACCGGCTGGATGGCATCCGACAGACGCAGGTGAACCCGAAAGCCAACATCACGTTCGCCACGGGACTGCGCTCCCTGATGCGGCAGGACCCGGACATCGTGATGGTGGGTGAGATCCGCGATGCGGAGACCGCGCAAATCGCCATCCAGGCCGCGCTGACGGGCCAGCTTGTGTTGAGCACCCTGCACACCAACGACACCGCGAGCACGATCTCACGACTGTCGGAGTTCGGTATCGAACCGTTTCTGATGGTGTCTTCCATCGTCGGCATCCTGGCCCAGCGCCTGGTTCGGCGCATTTGCCAGGAATGCAAAACGGAACGCCCTCCCACCCCGGAGGAAATCGAAATTTTCACCATACAGGGTTTCGAAGTGGACGGGCTGACCCTCTACAAGGGTGAAGGGTGCAAGAATTGCAAAAAAAGCGGTTACAGGGGACGCGTCGGAATTTACGAGGTGCTTCTGGTGGATGACACCATCCGCAAAATGATACTGGACCGCAGCGCACCCATGGACATCCGGGACCGCGCCATGTCCTCGCAGGGGCTTCGTACCCTGCGGCTGGACGGACTTTCCAAGGTGCTGAATGGAATGACCACGGTGGAAGAATTGAACCGGATGACCTTCACCGAAGACTCGACGTTCTAA
- a CDS encoding flagellar hook-length control protein FliK, with protein MNTQNKNILAQLIGPGPQSRQSGFQPGIKEAGAPDFDKFMQNDTRTVRRDSVSSSDAHHHDRRFDDTRTESHNRTREFVHEPKTESRFSKTKHSRTHDSKYRTTASDNRETQWADGKQARPVPQETSLQALLALLQNSGGLSPEAEALLASAENSSKPGTDALMQLLNQLKTDPDLQLMNLISGQNGGASKDMLIEQLRQMDLDPEVLDRLIAALNDDMNQNGQGGAFLMALNGLLQALQNLQVENPEDGMAVQSAQNNGANASVLEKKVIDALMKAGLTEAEARKIIEEARGMNSSDSKVDGRIVLAKLAQSISKSKGAGQPTPDTQTEPAPPSRESKLNLDTRSTDAKMKTPAELMGEKSGSQTVSNLTHEGKAHTNPGMQPLNPNAAAPKPAAVSAQAATATAVNGLNTGGEATQTANQTAPVGATSTSPVSDKAGEGFRPMMAETYSARGGVEKPVTAQIIEKVAFRNLGHSREVHIKLDPPSLGTVRLNVSSSGETVRATLVAENHAVKQAIEGSLTQLRDTMHSQGVKVDSFTVLVGGNHHGQSPHQRQEQVHAFRPFDPAQGPDTSGPVEEVAFTRPVFFNESQTISLFA; from the coding sequence GTGAACACTCAAAACAAAAACATCCTTGCACAACTGATCGGGCCGGGACCCCAGTCCAGGCAATCCGGGTTCCAGCCCGGGATCAAGGAAGCGGGCGCGCCGGACTTCGACAAGTTCATGCAGAACGACACGCGCACCGTGCGGCGGGACTCTGTTTCCTCCTCAGACGCTCACCACCATGACCGTCGCTTCGACGACACCCGCACCGAATCACACAACCGTACTCGCGAATTCGTTCACGAACCGAAAACGGAATCGCGTTTTTCGAAAACAAAGCATTCCCGTACGCACGACTCCAAATACAGGACAACCGCTTCGGACAATAGGGAAACGCAGTGGGCGGATGGGAAACAGGCCCGCCCGGTCCCGCAGGAAACTTCCTTGCAGGCACTCCTTGCCTTGCTGCAGAACAGCGGAGGTTTGTCTCCTGAGGCGGAAGCGCTTCTCGCTTCGGCCGAAAATTCAAGCAAGCCGGGCACCGATGCGCTCATGCAACTGCTCAACCAGCTCAAAACCGATCCGGACCTTCAACTGATGAACCTGATCTCCGGTCAAAACGGGGGCGCATCGAAAGACATGCTCATCGAACAACTCCGGCAGATGGACCTCGATCCCGAGGTGCTCGACCGCCTCATCGCCGCGTTGAACGATGACATGAATCAAAACGGCCAGGGCGGCGCGTTCCTGATGGCGTTGAACGGATTGCTCCAGGCCCTGCAGAACCTCCAGGTTGAGAATCCGGAAGACGGCATGGCCGTCCAGTCGGCACAGAACAACGGCGCCAACGCCTCCGTTCTTGAAAAGAAAGTGATCGACGCATTGATGAAGGCCGGCCTCACCGAAGCCGAAGCGCGCAAGATCATTGAAGAGGCGCGCGGCATGAACAGCTCGGACAGCAAAGTCGATGGACGCATCGTGCTGGCCAAGCTGGCGCAAAGCATTTCCAAATCCAAGGGAGCCGGTCAGCCGACTCCCGATACGCAAACGGAACCCGCCCCGCCTTCACGCGAATCCAAACTGAATCTCGATACCCGTTCCACGGATGCGAAGATGAAAACCCCCGCGGAACTGATGGGAGAAAAATCCGGTTCGCAGACCGTCTCCAACCTGACGCACGAAGGCAAGGCGCATACGAATCCCGGCATGCAACCGCTGAACCCGAACGCGGCCGCACCGAAACCCGCCGCCGTTTCGGCCCAGGCGGCCACGGCAACGGCGGTCAACGGGTTGAACACCGGTGGGGAGGCCACGCAGACCGCAAACCAGACCGCTCCCGTCGGTGCCACGTCCACATCACCGGTCTCGGACAAGGCGGGTGAAGGTTTCCGGCCGATGATGGCGGAAACCTACAGCGCCCGCGGCGGGGTCGAAAAACCCGTGACGGCGCAGATCATCGAAAAGGTGGCGTTCCGCAACCTGGGTCATTCGCGCGAGGTGCACATCAAACTCGACCCGCCGTCTTTGGGCACCGTGCGGCTGAACGTTTCATCCAGCGGCGAAACCGTACGCGCCACCCTGGTGGCGGAGAATCACGCAGTCAAACAGGCCATCGAAGGCAGCCTCACGCAATTGCGCGACACCATGCACAGCCAGGGTGTGAAGGTGGATTCCTTCACCGTGCTCGTCGGCGGCAACCACCATGGGCAGTCGCCGCACCAGCGCCAGGAGCAGGTGCATGCGTTCCGGCCGTTTGATCCGGCACAGGGACCCGACACGTCCGGACCGGTGGAGGAAGTCGCTTTCACCCGGCCGGTGTTTTTCAACGAATCGCAAACGATCAGTTTATTCGCTTAA
- a CDS encoding TFIIB-type zinc ribbon-containing protein, giving the protein MTAEITNQLECPSCRNNLTPRSVAGVSVHVCEGGCGGYWVGKNSLKRLPERLPGAGAELLSVPRSDGVHLFRNVDHICPHCQNTLLYRHWFSRKLQLEVDQCAKCAGFWVEVGELASILTTDLDEAERIQRAEAYFEVVIRDKVGGMNLVNDDMMDAARHIVQIFRFLCPKQYFPDAAVLSNILR; this is encoded by the coding sequence ATGACCGCCGAAATCACAAACCAACTGGAGTGCCCCTCCTGCCGGAATAACCTGACTCCCCGAAGTGTGGCGGGGGTGAGCGTTCATGTTTGTGAAGGAGGGTGCGGCGGTTACTGGGTCGGGAAGAACAGCCTGAAGCGGTTACCCGAGAGGCTCCCGGGTGCGGGTGCGGAACTGCTCAGCGTGCCGCGCTCCGACGGAGTGCACCTGTTCCGTAACGTGGATCACATCTGCCCGCATTGTCAAAACACACTCCTGTACCGGCACTGGTTCAGCCGGAAACTGCAGCTGGAGGTCGACCAGTGCGCGAAGTGCGCCGGGTTCTGGGTGGAGGTGGGGGAGCTTGCCTCCATCCTCACCACCGACCTGGATGAGGCAGAAAGAATACAGCGGGCCGAGGCTTATTTTGAGGTCGTCATCCGCGACAAGGTGGGGGGCATGAACCTGGTCAATGACGACATGATGGACGCGGCGCGCCACATTGTGCAGATCTTCCGGTTTTTGTGCCCGAAGCAGTACTTTCCGGATGCCGCGGTGTTGTCAAACATTCTTCGTTGA
- a CDS encoding type II secretion system F family protein: MPQFQYKARNRMGTLISGTMTAATPQDVGLELSRMGHYPVAIETARRERPSIIETDLFTRFQRIKTQEIVLFTRQMSTLFNAGIPILSILQALEDQVENQRFKAVVRKLQDDIADGLALSDAMARHPDVFPDIYINMIEAGETGGIMEDVLARLADLLEKQQETDAKVRAAFRYPKIVLGVMVLAIAFLMWKVVPVFINLFQTIKVELPMPTQILVLIHGMFVKHWLSFVLVVAGSIYLFRRYTATQFGRRQWDYIKLQIPLLGPVHLRSSMAKFARVFGNLQRSGVPILESLHVSARVVDNSVLSEALMKLIDSVEEGKGLAQPLRESGWVPILVVQMVAAGETSGALDEMLLKVADYYDQEGERSIKALSTWLEPILIVAMGVMVLFLALSIFLPMWDMSKMALR; encoded by the coding sequence ATGCCGCAATTTCAATACAAGGCACGCAACCGGATGGGGACCCTGATATCGGGAACGATGACGGCCGCCACCCCGCAGGACGTAGGCCTGGAATTGAGCCGCATGGGCCACTACCCCGTGGCCATTGAGACGGCCAGACGGGAACGGCCTTCCATAATTGAGACGGACCTGTTTACCCGTTTCCAGAGGATCAAAACCCAGGAGATCGTTCTGTTCACCCGGCAGATGTCCACCCTGTTCAACGCCGGCATTCCCATTCTTTCCATCCTGCAGGCTTTGGAAGACCAGGTGGAAAACCAGCGCTTCAAGGCGGTTGTTCGAAAATTACAGGATGACATTGCCGACGGTCTGGCGCTCTCGGACGCCATGGCCCGTCACCCTGACGTGTTTCCCGATATTTACATCAACATGATCGAAGCCGGGGAAACCGGCGGCATTATGGAAGACGTTCTGGCCCGGCTGGCGGACCTGCTGGAAAAACAACAGGAGACCGATGCCAAGGTACGCGCGGCTTTTCGTTACCCGAAAATCGTGCTCGGCGTGATGGTGCTCGCCATCGCCTTTCTCATGTGGAAGGTGGTCCCGGTGTTCATCAACCTGTTCCAGACCATCAAGGTGGAACTGCCCATGCCGACCCAGATCCTGGTGCTGATCCATGGCATGTTCGTGAAACACTGGCTGTCTTTTGTGCTGGTTGTGGCGGGCAGCATCTACCTGTTCCGTCGCTACACGGCAACCCAGTTCGGTCGACGTCAGTGGGACTACATCAAGCTCCAGATCCCGTTGCTCGGTCCCGTCCACCTGCGGTCATCGATGGCCAAGTTCGCGCGCGTCTTTGGCAATCTACAGCGCAGCGGCGTGCCCATCCTGGAATCCCTCCACGTGTCGGCACGCGTGGTGGACAACTCCGTTCTGTCCGAGGCCCTTATGAAATTGATCGACAGTGTCGAAGAGGGAAAGGGGCTGGCCCAGCCTTTGCGGGAAAGCGGATGGGTACCGATCCTGGTGGTGCAGATGGTCGCGGCCGGGGAAACCTCCGGCGCGTTGGATGAAATGCTTCTCAAGGTGGCCGATTATTATGATCAGGAAGGGGAGCGCAGTATCAAGGCCCTGTCCACCTGGCTGGAACCCATCCTCATTGTGGCGATGGGCGTGATGGTCCTGTTTCTTGCGTTGTCCATTTTTCTGCCGATGTGGGATATGTCGAAAATGGCCCTAAGGTGA
- a CDS encoding flagellar hook assembly protein FlgD, producing the protein MLQGVLPHAESNKSLAPTSAKNTLGKDDFMKLMIAQLSNQNPLNPMDGQEFSAQLAQFSALEQMTNVNTNILKLIQSQQAATNSSMINMIGKQVDVQGNTVAHKSGDTHNLSYSLGEEADTVTVEVYDAIGSLVRTVTGSGGKGGNTAVWDGLDASGNPVAEGNYTFRVKATSPAGNSVEAATFTKGTVSEVLFEDGNTYAIVNGAKISADNISRVSL; encoded by the coding sequence ATGTTGCAAGGCGTTTTACCCCACGCGGAATCAAACAAGTCCCTCGCGCCCACCAGCGCGAAGAATACGCTGGGCAAGGATGATTTCATGAAACTCATGATCGCCCAGCTCAGCAACCAGAATCCGCTCAACCCGATGGACGGCCAGGAGTTCAGCGCGCAGCTGGCGCAATTCAGCGCGCTGGAACAGATGACCAACGTCAACACCAACATCCTGAAACTGATCCAGTCGCAACAGGCCGCCACCAACTCGAGCATGATCAACATGATCGGCAAGCAGGTGGATGTGCAGGGCAACACGGTCGCCCACAAATCAGGCGACACGCACAACCTGAGCTACTCGCTCGGAGAGGAAGCGGACACGGTGACGGTTGAGGTGTACGACGCCATCGGCTCGCTGGTGCGCACGGTGACCGGATCGGGCGGCAAGGGCGGCAACACCGCTGTCTGGGATGGATTGGACGCTTCGGGCAACCCGGTGGCCGAAGGCAACTACACTTTCCGCGTGAAGGCGACGAGCCCCGCGGGCAACAGCGTGGAAGCCGCCACCTTCACCAAGGGGACGGTGTCCGAGGTCCTGTTTGAAGACGGCAACACCTACGCCATCGTGAACGGCGCCAAGATTTCGGCTGATAATATTTCCAGGGTTTCGCTCTAA
- a CDS encoding type II secretion system protein, whose protein sequence is MLKSRKKNEKGFTLVELILVIVVLGILAAVAIPKFLDLQSAASTARQKGALAALRGSITLLHAQYLLDTTSTYDATSVLNQTDFAGTSGTASAAGAITITWDDSTTNTFTYTDQSGFNPGTVS, encoded by the coding sequence ATGTTGAAATCCAGAAAAAAGAATGAAAAAGGTTTTACTTTGGTTGAACTGATTTTGGTAATCGTGGTTTTGGGTATCCTGGCCGCTGTGGCCATTCCCAAATTCCTGGATCTGCAATCGGCCGCTTCGACGGCACGCCAGAAGGGGGCGCTTGCGGCACTGCGGGGATCCATCACGTTGCTGCATGCCCAATACCTGCTGGACACCACGTCCACTTACGACGCCACTTCGGTGCTGAACCAGACCGACTTCGCGGGTACGAGTGGCACCGCCTCTGCGGCGGGCGCCATCACCATCACCTGGGATGACTCGACGACCAACACGTTTACGTATACCGACCAGTCTGGTTTCAACCCGGGTACCGTAAGCTGA
- a CDS encoding YfhO family protein has translation MTTLSEEDSAPGQGPLSILTAKEIALSGLAFLALAVLYFHDMVGGEFIFGGGDLISFFIPYRMLWLEQVGDFTFPLWNPYILSGNPLFATLQPAILYPLSLLFIAFPFVLAVNLTVILHYALAGWFMYLLMRASHCGRGAALVSALIFMFGGYLVTVRIYLSTFMPVAWIPLLLLCFFSGLRKRDLRWGLAASTVGACMFFAGGVETCFQMFGLLVVFALWPQGLFPREPVPTWRWRLSYLGAFLAVFFGLIAVQFFPTYELSKLTERAGGLPIGEAARWSMMPKDLLQFLMLDPYGYLTRSEGFGNNQVWLRSLYVGAIPFLLAGLAVFRGGRQAGVCAGVALLSALVAMGPAGGLYSLLHATVPFLDTFRYPVKFILPAVVALALLAGWGWDGFVRSAGSAPTAQNKRAHVWIGLATAGMVLFGLINAFEPAIQSAMQNRGMVPPAYNEVRINLFNSKRLLVFLSLFCLMLFFFLRAERKPRRWLGAALFVLALDLVFSGYGFHHKVPIDDFEATDPLTRFMQTHAGKERIYIADNAERAKDGGIAKVNLRGNLIQGPKVPLPIRTVPGIYQADGWAVMRQNRYLKFRKILRVPPFENRLNLLRLANVQYIVSRDPLESPNLQPVEFHDPSYPELKVYKNTDFLPRAFMVGECRVVADEKHIIAKLLDGRTDFSRQVILEQPPEGFECTGDDNPETPSPHPVGSVADLVLDYGSVTLTATTSRPQLLVLSDAYYPGWTATLDGKDLPLYRANLVFRAVVVPAGTHRIRFEYRPWSFRLGGGITLVTIVLCGAFLLKPKRRHANTNAIPVTPS, from the coding sequence ATGACGACCCTCTCGGAAGAGGACTCTGCCCCTGGGCAGGGTCCTCTTTCTATTTTAACGGCGAAGGAAATCGCCCTTTCCGGCCTGGCTTTCCTGGCCTTGGCCGTGCTGTATTTTCACGACATGGTCGGCGGCGAATTTATCTTCGGCGGCGGCGACCTCATTTCCTTCTTCATTCCCTACCGCATGCTGTGGCTGGAACAGGTGGGGGATTTCACCTTCCCGCTGTGGAACCCGTACATCCTGAGCGGCAACCCGCTGTTCGCCACGCTGCAACCCGCCATCCTTTACCCCCTGAGCCTCCTGTTCATCGCGTTCCCTTTTGTGCTGGCGGTGAACCTCACGGTGATCCTGCATTATGCGCTGGCGGGCTGGTTCATGTATCTCCTGATGCGCGCGTCGCACTGCGGTCGAGGCGCGGCGCTGGTGTCGGCTCTCATATTCATGTTCGGCGGGTACTTGGTGACAGTGCGCATTTACCTGTCCACATTCATGCCGGTGGCCTGGATTCCCCTTCTCCTGCTGTGTTTCTTCTCCGGACTGCGAAAGCGCGATCTGCGCTGGGGCCTTGCCGCTTCGACGGTGGGTGCGTGCATGTTCTTCGCCGGCGGCGTGGAGACGTGTTTCCAGATGTTCGGCCTGCTGGTTGTGTTTGCATTGTGGCCACAGGGCCTGTTCCCCCGGGAACCCGTCCCGACCTGGCGCTGGCGGCTGTCTTACCTGGGTGCTTTCCTTGCCGTCTTTTTCGGCCTCATTGCGGTGCAGTTTTTTCCGACCTACGAGTTGTCGAAGCTGACCGAGCGCGCCGGGGGCCTTCCCATCGGCGAAGCCGCGCGCTGGTCGATGATGCCAAAAGACCTTCTCCAGTTTTTGATGCTGGATCCCTACGGTTACCTGACCCGGTCGGAAGGTTTCGGAAACAATCAGGTGTGGCTGCGGTCCTTGTATGTGGGCGCGATTCCCTTTCTCCTGGCCGGGCTGGCGGTTTTCCGTGGCGGCCGGCAGGCCGGGGTCTGCGCGGGGGTGGCCCTCCTTTCGGCACTGGTTGCGATGGGTCCGGCAGGCGGCCTCTATTCGCTCCTGCACGCCACCGTCCCGTTTCTCGATACCTTCCGCTACCCGGTCAAATTCATCCTGCCCGCGGTGGTGGCACTCGCGCTCCTCGCAGGTTGGGGGTGGGATGGCTTTGTCCGCAGTGCCGGGTCCGCACCCACAGCCCAGAACAAGCGCGCCCACGTGTGGATTGGCCTGGCCACGGCGGGCATGGTCCTGTTTGGACTGATCAATGCGTTCGAACCCGCCATTCAGTCAGCGATGCAGAACCGGGGAATGGTGCCACCCGCATACAATGAAGTGAGGATCAACCTGTTCAATTCCAAGCGCCTGCTCGTGTTCCTGTCGTTGTTCTGCCTGATGCTGTTTTTCTTTCTGCGCGCGGAGCGAAAACCCCGGCGGTGGCTCGGGGCCGCGTTGTTCGTGCTGGCGCTGGACCTGGTTTTCAGCGGCTACGGCTTTCATCACAAAGTGCCGATAGATGACTTTGAAGCGACCGATCCCCTCACCCGATTCATGCAGACCCATGCCGGCAAGGAACGTATTTACATTGCCGACAACGCCGAGCGGGCGAAGGATGGCGGCATTGCCAAGGTGAACCTGCGCGGCAATCTCATTCAGGGCCCCAAAGTCCCGCTTCCCATCCGCACCGTGCCCGGAATTTACCAGGCGGACGGCTGGGCGGTGATGCGGCAGAACCGTTATCTCAAGTTTCGCAAAATCCTCCGCGTGCCGCCGTTCGAAAACCGTCTCAACCTGCTTCGCCTCGCCAACGTGCAGTACATCGTGAGCCGGGACCCGCTGGAATCGCCAAATCTTCAGCCGGTGGAATTTCACGATCCCTCCTACCCCGAGTTGAAGGTTTACAAAAATACCGATTTCCTGCCACGTGCGTTCATGGTGGGAGAGTGCCGGGTGGTTGCGGACGAAAAACACATCATCGCCAAGCTTCTGGACGGGCGCACCGACTTCTCCCGGCAGGTCATCCTGGAACAACCGCCGGAGGGGTTTGAATGCACCGGCGACGACAATCCAGAAACCCCTTCACCACACCCCGTGGGATCGGTCGCCGACCTCGTTCTCGATTACGGTTCGGTGACCCTCACCGCGACCACATCCAGGCCGCAGTTGCTGGTGTTGTCGGACGCATATTATCCCGGCTGGACGGCGACCCTGGACGGAAAAGACCTGCCGCTTTACCGCGCCAATCTGGTATTCCGCGCGGTGGTGGTTCCCGCCGGCACGCACCGGATCCGGTTCGAGTACCGTCCGTGGAGTTTCCGCCTCGGTGGGGGAATCACGCTGGTTACCATTGTTTTGTGTGGCGCTTTTCTGTTAAAACCTAAACGTCGCCATGCAAACACAAACGCCATCCCCGTCACACCGTCGTAA
- a CDS encoding MFS transporter, whose product MLPTLTSLRTLLFGLFLIMLGSGLQGTLLSLRASFEGFSPFLTGFIMSGYYIGYLVGSLWVIRITHEVGHIRVFAAMAAIASGTILLHMVFVHPVAWLVFRLVTGFCFVGIFITVESWVNHFTRNEMRGKILSLYMVIQFLGSGLGQMLLNVDDPHGFMLFILVSVVISMASVPILLSTATVAPQITNPPKPKLASLFSLARLGLVGSLAVGVSSGAFWGVGAVYASKLGLSVSNIALFMAVVILGGMLFQWPLGWLADRMTRQRVIAAVAFSAAFVSLALLVFENKGMNILLFLAMLFGGFSLPLYSILSAYTNDHVPPEEMVQASSGLMLVFGLGAILGPIAGGIMLDVLGSPGFFTMQTMVFAVLGSYAFRLEVVAPEPEVEESVPTVPVPSRPSPLSAVSVAETMQEAIDSESSSDNGQEGQETEMGAGSGAGAFESDGDNGSADSSSTGSSTKNV is encoded by the coding sequence ATGCTGCCCACACTCACCTCACTGCGCACGTTGTTGTTCGGCCTGTTCCTCATCATGCTGGGGAGCGGTCTGCAGGGAACCCTGCTCAGTCTGCGCGCCTCGTTTGAAGGATTTTCCCCATTCCTCACCGGCTTCATCATGTCCGGGTATTACATAGGGTACCTGGTGGGATCGCTATGGGTCATCCGCATCACCCACGAAGTCGGGCATATCCGTGTGTTTGCGGCGATGGCGGCCATCGCTTCCGGTACCATTCTCCTTCATATGGTGTTTGTCCATCCTGTTGCCTGGCTGGTGTTCCGGCTGGTGACAGGATTCTGTTTCGTCGGCATCTTCATCACCGTGGAGAGCTGGGTGAACCACTTCACCCGCAACGAGATGCGGGGAAAAATTTTGTCGCTGTACATGGTGATCCAGTTCCTGGGAAGCGGCCTGGGCCAGATGCTTTTGAATGTGGACGACCCGCACGGCTTCATGCTGTTCATCCTGGTGTCGGTGGTCATCTCCATGGCGTCCGTGCCGATCCTGCTGTCCACCGCGACGGTGGCGCCCCAGATCACCAACCCGCCGAAACCCAAACTGGCCAGCCTGTTCAGCCTGGCGCGCCTGGGGCTGGTGGGGTCGCTGGCGGTGGGCGTTTCCTCCGGCGCATTCTGGGGTGTGGGTGCGGTGTACGCATCCAAGCTGGGCCTTTCGGTTTCCAACATCGCGCTGTTCATGGCGGTGGTCATCCTGGGTGGCATGTTGTTCCAATGGCCTCTGGGCTGGCTGGCGGACCGCATGACCCGGCAGAGAGTGATTGCCGCGGTGGCGTTTTCCGCCGCGTTCGTCTCTCTCGCCCTCCTGGTTTTTGAAAATAAGGGAATGAACATCCTGTTGTTTCTGGCCATGTTGTTCGGCGGATTTTCCCTGCCCCTGTATTCCATCCTTTCCGCGTACACCAACGACCATGTTCCGCCGGAAGAAATGGTCCAGGCGAGCAGCGGTTTGATGCTGGTGTTCGGGCTGGGGGCCATTCTGGGTCCGATCGCCGGCGGCATCATGCTCGACGTGCTGGGCAGTCCGGGGTTCTTCACCATGCAGACCATGGTGTTCGCGGTCCTGGGCAGCTACGCCTTCCGGCTGGAGGTGGTCGCGCCGGAACCGGAAGTGGAAGAAAGCGTGCCGACCGTGCCCGTGCCGTCGCGTCCGTCCCCCCTGTCCGCCGTATCGGTGGCGGAAACCATGCAGGAGGCCATCGATTCCGAATCCTCGAGCGACAACGGCCAGGAAGGCCAGGAAACGGAAATGGGGGCTGGGTCGGGAGCGGGTGCGTTCGAATCGGATGGGGATAACGGGAGTGCCGACTCTTCTTCCACCGGCTCGTCAACGAAGAATGTTTGA